Proteins from a genomic interval of Streptomyces sp. TLI_235:
- a CDS encoding putative AbiEi antitoxin of type IV toxin-antitoxin system, with protein sequence MVVLAASAHDNEAGIALLDQAAERCGMRLEKVLVDQGFKDAVIIHGAVKDITVEVVRRNPDGQGKGFVPQPKRWVVEQVNGTLMLHRRLSRDYDHRPDNAASRVYWASTAGMLRRLTTPSPAWRDEVELARVNVTELLRLLQAEHDETAVRADGLREQIDQLASALAEVEARLAEIVTTGKVIAGLTLPDHKPAPAEAATTYQRIVTAFNEHPGRIFRVRDLHELLGLPTDEPSLNVTRSRLGRLVRQGLLAQPGRGRYQKRT encoded by the coding sequence GTGGTGGTCCTGGCCGCCAGTGCGCACGACAACGAGGCCGGCATCGCCCTGCTGGACCAGGCGGCCGAACGGTGCGGGATGCGCCTGGAGAAGGTTCTGGTCGACCAGGGGTTCAAGGACGCCGTGATCATCCACGGGGCGGTGAAGGACATCACCGTCGAGGTGGTCCGGCGCAATCCCGACGGCCAGGGCAAGGGGTTCGTTCCGCAGCCGAAGCGGTGGGTGGTCGAGCAGGTCAACGGCACCCTCATGCTCCACCGGCGCCTTTCCCGCGACTACGACCACCGGCCCGACAACGCCGCCTCCCGCGTCTACTGGGCCTCCACCGCGGGCATGCTCCGCCGCCTCACCACGCCCAGCCCCGCCTGGCGTGACGAGGTGGAGCTGGCCCGCGTGAACGTCACCGAACTCCTTCGGCTGCTGCAGGCCGAACACGACGAGACCGCGGTACGCGCCGACGGCCTGCGCGAGCAGATCGACCAACTCGCCAGCGCCCTCGCCGAGGTCGAGGCCCGCCTTGCCGAGATCGTCACCACCGGCAAGGTCATCGCCGGCCTCACCCTGCCCGACCACAAACCGGCCCCCGCGGAGGCCGCCACCACCTACCAGCGCATCGTGACCGCCTTCAACGAGCATCCCGGGCGGATCTTCCGGGTTCGTGACCTGCACGAACTACTCGGGCTGCCCACCGACGAGCCCTCGCTCAACGTCACCCGCTCCCGCTTGGGACGACTCGTTCGTCAGGGACTCCTCGCCCAACCCGGACGCGGCCGCTACCAGAAACGGACTTAA
- a CDS encoding transposase InsO family protein (manually curated), whose product MIRFRFVEDHHGAWGVKRICRVLGIARSSFYAWRAGEQARRARERAEDLLAAEITVIHLASRGAYGVPRVHAQLRRRGRVVNRKKVERIMRERGIAGVTRRRRRGLTRQARKPVFAPDLIGRDFTAPRPGMRLVGDMTFLPTEEGWLYLATAIDLATREVVGYAMADHHRAELPVAALRMAAGRGALERGCIFHTDRGSEYTSTEFRSEISKLDMRQSMGRVGSCYDNAAAESFFAVLKEEIGTRVWPDRATARAEVFAFVETFYNRRRLRKHPEWGYLTPLEIRQRHQQGHTLAA is encoded by the coding sequence CTGATCCGCTTCCGTTTCGTTGAGGACCACCACGGCGCCTGGGGCGTCAAGCGGATCTGCCGCGTCCTGGGCATCGCCCGCTCCTCCTTCTACGCCTGGCGCGCCGGTGAGCAGGCCCGCCGCGCCCGCGAACGGGCCGAGGACCTGCTCGCCGCCGAGATCACGGTGATCCACCTGGCGTCCAGGGGCGCCTACGGCGTCCCGCGCGTGCATGCGCAACTACGCCGCCGGGGCCGAGTGGTCAACCGCAAGAAGGTGGAGCGGATCATGCGCGAGCGCGGCATCGCGGGTGTCACCCGGCGCCGGCGCCGCGGGCTGACCCGCCAGGCCCGCAAGCCGGTCTTCGCCCCGGACCTGATCGGGCGCGACTTCACCGCACCCCGCCCCGGGATGCGGCTCGTCGGCGACATGACCTTCCTGCCAACCGAAGAGGGCTGGCTCTACCTGGCCACCGCGATCGACCTGGCCACCCGCGAGGTCGTCGGCTACGCGATGGCCGACCACCACCGCGCCGAACTGCCGGTGGCCGCCCTGCGGATGGCCGCCGGCCGCGGCGCCCTGGAACGCGGCTGCATCTTCCACACGGACCGCGGCAGCGAATACACGTCGACTGAATTCCGAAGCGAGATAAGCAAGTTGGACATGAGGCAGTCGATGGGAAGAGTCGGCTCCTGTTACGATAACGCCGCCGCCGAGAGCTTCTTCGCCGTATTGAAGGAGGAGATCGGCACCCGGGTCTGGCCGGACCGCGCCACCGCCCGCGCGGAGGTCTTCGCGTTCGTCGAGACCTTCTACAACCGCAGGCGCCTGCGGAAACACCCCGAGTGGGGCTACCTCACGCCACTCGAAATCCGCCAGCGGCACCAGCAAGGTCACACCCTCGCGGCATAG
- a CDS encoding ATP-dependent Clp protease ATP-binding subunit ClpC encodes MAVYRHSTTAGCAQPLCRPPDGVIPVATSPFGSGDPFSDLFNRFFGMSPAASPPAVQRVPIGRLLSDSSHELLAAAGGRAAEDGSDLDTVHLLWAATQVPAARQVLAQAGADPDQLAADLQENLPTGTGSGDPGLTPAAKRALLAAHAHSQASGASYIGPEHILTALLDDSSLARTLGSEGVSSGLRSGGEAGRKAASGEHSDTPTLDEYGRDLTDEARSGRLDPVVGRAEEIEQTVEVLSRRTKNNPVLIGDPGVGKTAIVEGLAQRIVAEEVPKALRNRRVVSLDMAGLVAGSKYRGEFEERLKKVIDEVTEAESGIIVFIDELHTVVGAGGGGEGAMDAGNILKPALARGDLSVVGATTIDEYRRYMEKDAALERRFQPVMVREPTVEETVEILSGLRDAYEAHHQVRYTDEALDAAAALSDRYITDRFLPDKAIDLMDQAGARVALRGLGAPTGTASLEDRLTKLRREKDEAVSTEDYERAAQLKEQIRQVEQEFAGVGAEREEAGSVTPEDIADVLSARTGIPVSQLTETERERLTKLEEALHERVVGQDEAVTAVSQAVRRGRAGMGDPDRPTGSFLFLGPTGVGKTELAKALAELLFGDADRMVRFDMSEFQEKHTVSRLVGSPPGYVGYEEAGQLTEAVRRKPYSVVLFDEVEKAHPDVFNLLLQVLDDGRLTDAQGRTINFRHTVVIMTSNIASKRILDHRGAVEDIRDDLMAELQAHFRPEFLNRIDEIIVFHALTRADLVRIVDLLLERSRRRLHAQQINLEVTETAKEWLANRGYQPEFGARPLRRTIQTELDNRLSNMLLSGSVNPGDTVIADVKNCELALTLGPAVASGGADQPEPDTASSAE; translated from the coding sequence CAGCCGTGCAGCGCGTGCCCATCGGGCGACTGCTCAGTGATTCCTCGCACGAGCTGCTGGCGGCGGCAGGCGGCCGGGCGGCCGAGGACGGGTCCGATCTCGACACCGTGCATCTGCTGTGGGCCGCCACGCAGGTGCCGGCCGCCCGGCAGGTGCTGGCGCAGGCGGGCGCTGATCCGGACCAGCTGGCTGCGGACCTTCAGGAGAACCTTCCCACCGGCACCGGATCCGGCGACCCCGGGCTCACGCCAGCGGCGAAGCGCGCTCTGCTTGCCGCCCACGCCCACTCCCAGGCGAGCGGTGCCTCGTACATCGGTCCGGAGCACATCCTCACCGCATTGCTGGACGATTCCAGCCTCGCACGCACGCTGGGATCCGAGGGAGTCTCCTCCGGTTTGCGGAGTGGCGGCGAAGCCGGCCGGAAGGCGGCGTCGGGTGAGCACAGCGACACCCCGACCTTGGACGAGTACGGGCGCGACCTCACCGACGAGGCCCGCAGCGGACGTCTCGACCCGGTGGTCGGCCGGGCCGAGGAGATCGAGCAGACCGTGGAGGTCCTTTCCCGGCGCACTAAGAACAACCCCGTGCTCATCGGCGATCCCGGCGTCGGCAAGACCGCCATCGTCGAAGGACTGGCGCAGCGGATCGTCGCCGAAGAGGTCCCGAAGGCCCTGCGCAACCGCCGCGTCGTGAGCCTCGACATGGCCGGTCTGGTCGCCGGATCCAAGTACCGGGGAGAGTTCGAGGAGCGGCTGAAGAAGGTGATCGACGAGGTCACGGAGGCCGAGAGCGGCATCATCGTGTTCATCGACGAACTGCACACGGTCGTCGGCGCCGGCGGAGGCGGCGAGGGTGCCATGGACGCCGGCAACATTCTCAAGCCCGCGCTCGCCCGGGGCGACCTCAGCGTGGTCGGCGCCACCACCATCGACGAGTACCGCCGGTACATGGAGAAGGACGCCGCGCTCGAGCGTCGCTTCCAGCCGGTCATGGTGCGCGAACCCACCGTCGAGGAGACGGTCGAGATCCTGAGCGGGCTTCGCGACGCCTACGAGGCCCACCACCAGGTCCGTTACACGGACGAGGCCCTGGACGCCGCGGCCGCCCTGTCCGACCGCTACATCACCGACCGGTTCCTGCCCGACAAGGCGATCGACCTCATGGACCAGGCAGGAGCACGCGTGGCCCTGCGCGGCCTCGGTGCCCCGACCGGGACCGCGAGCCTCGAGGACCGCCTCACCAAGCTGCGCAGGGAGAAGGACGAGGCCGTCAGCACCGAGGACTACGAACGCGCCGCACAGCTCAAGGAGCAGATCCGGCAGGTGGAGCAGGAGTTCGCCGGGGTCGGCGCGGAGCGGGAAGAGGCCGGGAGCGTGACTCCCGAGGACATCGCCGATGTGCTCTCCGCGCGCACCGGCATTCCCGTCTCCCAGCTCACCGAGACCGAGCGCGAGCGGCTCACGAAGCTCGAAGAGGCCCTGCACGAGCGGGTGGTCGGCCAGGACGAGGCAGTCACCGCCGTGTCCCAGGCTGTGCGCCGCGGCCGGGCGGGCATGGGAGACCCCGACCGGCCCACCGGCAGCTTCCTCTTCCTCGGACCCACGGGAGTCGGCAAGACGGAACTGGCCAAGGCACTTGCGGAACTGCTCTTCGGAGACGCCGACCGGATGGTCCGCTTCGACATGAGCGAGTTCCAGGAGAAGCACACCGTCTCCCGGCTCGTCGGCTCCCCGCCCGGATACGTCGGCTACGAGGAGGCCGGGCAGCTCACCGAGGCGGTGCGCCGCAAGCCGTACAGCGTCGTGCTGTTCGACGAGGTCGAAAAGGCCCACCCGGACGTCTTCAACCTGCTGCTGCAGGTGCTGGACGACGGACGGCTCACCGACGCCCAGGGACGCACGATCAACTTCCGGCACACCGTGGTCATCATGACCAGCAACATCGCCTCCAAGCGCATCCTGGACCACCGGGGGGCGGTCGAGGACATCAGGGATGACCTGATGGCCGAACTGCAGGCGCACTTCCGGCCCGAGTTCCTCAACCGCATCGACGAGATCATCGTCTTCCACGCCCTGACCCGGGCGGACCTGGTGCGCATCGTCGACCTGCTGCTGGAACGCAGCCGGCGCAGGCTCCACGCCCAGCAGATCAACCTCGAGGTCACCGAGACCGCCAAGGAGTGGCTGGCCAACCGTGGCTACCAACCCGAGTTCGGAGCCCGGCCGCTGCGCCGCACCATCCAGACAGAGCTCGACAATCGTCTTTCGAACATGCTGCTCAGCGGCTCGGTCAATCCGGGCGACACCGTCATCGCCGATGTCAAGAACTGCGAGCTGGCACTGACCCTCGGTCCGGCAGTCGCCTCGGGCGGCGCGGACCAGCCGGAGCCGGACACAGCAAGTTCGGCGGAGTAG
- a CDS encoding transposase, translating to MGSKSNMSKRYTAEFKRDAVALVRSSPHRNVTEIARELGVSPEGLRGWVKQDRTDRGEGGPGELTSPEREELTRLRRQNLEQQKTIEILRKAAAYFAAETTR from the coding sequence GTGGGAAGCAAGAGCAACATGAGTAAGCGGTACACGGCGGAGTTCAAGCGGGACGCGGTCGCGCTGGTGCGCTCGTCGCCGCACCGGAACGTCACCGAGATCGCCCGGGAGCTGGGGGTCAGCCCGGAGGGGCTGAGAGGCTGGGTGAAGCAGGACCGCACCGACCGGGGCGAAGGCGGTCCCGGTGAGTTGACCAGTCCCGAACGCGAGGAACTCACCCGGCTTCGCCGGCAGAACCTCGAGCAGCAGAAGACCATCGAGATCCTGCGCAAGGCGGCCGCCTATTTCGCGGCCGAGACGACACGGTGA
- a CDS encoding DDE family transposase encodes MVSVGMTEVTLAALDAKLAAVLPHLDERQRRLYLASEAGALGHGGVAAVARLAEVSESTIARGRDELAGGAPVLGRVRRPGGGRRPAAERDPGLLPALEALIEPHEIGDPVSPLRWTTASLRDLARELTEAGHPVSATAVGKLLRSMGFSLQGMVKTRAGSQVPDRDAQFRHINTTVERFLAQGFPVVSVDAKKKEPIGDFARAGRTYRPKGRPITAPDHDFLDPDTPIAIPYGVYDLGLDTGWVNVGTDRNTAAFAVESLRRWWNRQGRIDYPSATRLLVTADSGGANSADSHLFKKDLAAFADECGLSVTVMHFPPATSKWNKVEHRLFSRITHSLRGQPLTSYEVLLQTISATRTSTGLTVQAVLDENEYPTGRTLTKAERSAVLQRVERDSFHGEWNYTIAPYDPQQAPPAEPEQAKAPPIPAEATFLLTHPALTGMSREQFDRLVEELEPFRRVLAETEREKRKGINRRGYNPGVGFLDHRHRVLVAVLHHRNTITLTLAAQLLGRVPTSLNYHAHRTRPLLAFATPDITAALAHPRRTHPPRTIDALQNAITDHESNIKSGSS; translated from the coding sequence ATGGTTTCCGTGGGGATGACGGAAGTAACGCTGGCCGCGCTGGACGCGAAGTTGGCGGCGGTGCTGCCGCACCTGGACGAGCGGCAGCGCCGCTTGTATCTGGCCTCCGAGGCCGGGGCGTTGGGCCATGGCGGAGTCGCGGCGGTGGCCAGGCTGGCAGAAGTGTCCGAGTCGACCATTGCCCGGGGGCGCGACGAGCTCGCGGGCGGCGCGCCGGTGCTGGGACGGGTTCGCCGCCCCGGCGGCGGACGCAGGCCGGCCGCCGAACGTGACCCTGGCCTGCTGCCGGCACTCGAGGCCCTGATCGAGCCGCATGAGATCGGCGACCCGGTCTCGCCACTGCGCTGGACCACCGCCTCGTTGCGGGACCTGGCCCGGGAGTTGACCGAGGCAGGCCATCCGGTCAGCGCCACGGCCGTGGGCAAGCTGCTGCGCTCGATGGGCTTCAGCCTCCAGGGCATGGTCAAGACTCGTGCTGGGAGCCAAGTCCCTGACCGTGACGCCCAGTTCCGGCACATCAACACCACGGTCGAGCGGTTCTTGGCACAGGGCTTTCCGGTGGTGAGCGTGGACGCGAAGAAGAAGGAGCCGATCGGCGACTTCGCCCGCGCGGGCCGCACCTACCGCCCCAAGGGCCGGCCGATCACCGCCCCGGACCACGACTTCCTGGACCCAGACACCCCGATCGCCATTCCCTACGGCGTCTACGACCTGGGACTGGACACCGGCTGGGTCAACGTGGGCACCGACCGCAACACCGCCGCCTTCGCGGTGGAATCCCTGCGCCGTTGGTGGAACCGCCAGGGGCGCATCGACTACCCCAGTGCCACCCGCCTGCTGGTCACCGCCGACTCCGGAGGAGCCAACTCCGCGGACTCCCACCTGTTCAAGAAGGACCTGGCCGCCTTCGCCGACGAGTGCGGGCTCAGCGTCACCGTCATGCACTTTCCGCCCGCGACTTCAAAATGGAACAAGGTCGAACACCGACTGTTCTCCCGGATCACCCACAGCCTGCGCGGTCAGCCGCTGACCAGCTACGAAGTGCTGCTGCAGACCATCTCGGCCACCCGCACCAGCACCGGGCTGACCGTCCAGGCCGTCCTCGACGAGAACGAGTACCCCACCGGCCGGACGCTCACCAAAGCCGAGCGATCGGCGGTCCTGCAGCGTGTCGAACGCGACAGCTTCCACGGGGAGTGGAACTACACCATCGCCCCTTACGACCCCCAGCAGGCACCGCCGGCCGAGCCGGAACAAGCGAAGGCACCCCCGATCCCGGCCGAGGCCACCTTCCTGCTCACTCATCCGGCCCTGACCGGCATGTCCCGCGAGCAGTTCGACCGGCTCGTGGAGGAACTCGAGCCCTTCCGCCGGGTCCTGGCCGAGACCGAGCGCGAGAAGAGGAAGGGCATCAACCGGCGCGGATACAACCCCGGGGTCGGCTTCCTCGACCACCGTCACCGCGTGCTGGTCGCCGTCCTGCACCACCGCAACACAATCACCCTGACCCTGGCCGCCCAACTGCTCGGCCGAGTACCCACGAGCCTGAACTACCACGCACACCGCACCAGGCCACTGCTCGCCTTCGCCACCCCGGACATCACCGCAGCCCTCGCCCATCCCCGGCGGACCCACCCACCCCGCACGATCGACGCCCTCCAGAACGCGATCACCGACCACGAGAGCAACATCAAATCAGGCAGTAGTTAG
- a CDS encoding membrane protein gives MALIHKRKRSSRDGERGQVGPGEAVEARAPQGPTEVPGQGWLAVLKRTGKEFMDDELPDRAAALTYYGVLAIFPALLLLVSVLGLAGASATNQVLDNLQNLAPGAAQDILRNAVTQLQGSRGASGILAVVGLLGALWSASGYIAAFIRASNAVYDIREGRPAWKVTPLRLGLTVLMMVLLAASALIVVFTGPLAQRMGDVLGLGDTAVTAWSIAKWPVLVLLVAFMIALLYWAAPNVRGRGFRWVSPGSLLAVGLWLLLSGGFALYVANFGSYNKTYGTLAGVIVFLVWLWLSNLAILLGLEFDAELSRERAIEGGMPPAEEPYLPPRDTRKWPDGADAAPTGRNRTAGRHGTDET, from the coding sequence ATGGCACTGATCCACAAACGCAAGCGCAGTTCCCGCGACGGGGAGCGAGGGCAGGTAGGGCCGGGCGAGGCGGTGGAGGCCCGGGCGCCGCAGGGACCCACCGAGGTGCCCGGGCAAGGCTGGTTGGCGGTGCTCAAACGCACCGGCAAGGAGTTCATGGACGACGAACTGCCCGACCGGGCAGCGGCGCTCACCTACTACGGCGTCCTGGCGATCTTCCCCGCCCTGTTGCTCCTGGTCTCCGTTCTCGGCCTGGCAGGGGCCTCCGCCACCAACCAGGTATTGGACAACCTGCAGAATCTCGCCCCCGGCGCGGCCCAGGACATTCTGCGCAACGCGGTGACCCAACTGCAGGGAAGCCGCGGCGCCAGCGGCATCCTGGCCGTCGTCGGCCTGCTGGGCGCCCTCTGGTCGGCCTCCGGGTACATCGCGGCGTTCATCCGCGCCTCCAACGCGGTGTACGACATCCGCGAGGGCCGGCCGGCGTGGAAGGTCACACCGCTGCGGCTCGGGCTGACCGTGCTGATGATGGTATTGCTCGCGGCGAGCGCGCTGATCGTCGTGTTCACCGGGCCGCTCGCCCAACGGATGGGCGACGTGCTCGGGCTGGGCGACACAGCCGTGACGGCGTGGTCGATCGCCAAGTGGCCGGTGCTGGTGCTGCTGGTGGCATTCATGATCGCGCTGCTGTACTGGGCTGCGCCGAACGTGCGCGGGCGCGGTTTCCGCTGGGTGTCACCGGGCAGTCTGCTCGCGGTCGGCCTGTGGCTGCTGCTGTCCGGCGGCTTCGCCCTGTACGTGGCGAACTTCGGCTCGTACAACAAGACGTACGGCACCCTGGCCGGTGTGATCGTCTTCCTCGTGTGGCTGTGGCTGTCCAACCTGGCCATCCTGCTCGGCCTGGAATTCGACGCCGAACTGTCCCGCGAACGTGCCATCGAGGGCGGCATGCCGCCCGCTGAAGAGCCCTACCTTCCACCCCGCGACACCCGGAAATGGCCCGACGGCGCCGACGCAGCTCCGACGGGCCGGAACCGCACGGCGGGCAGGCACGGCACCGACGAGACGTAA
- a CDS encoding P-type E1-E2 ATPase: MVWGADVLLLHGLAGAWRLLAAIPAARTVGGQAKVFAEAGAALAGLLVVTRGTRSKRLTFPLGFRLSPVNAAAAASLISGWRAALNVTTDRAPHPPPRVPWHALQPQEALARVRAQAKAAEPSAIANVRGAVGKVARLPVFAPERLMARLITAVHAELHDPLTPLLLVGATASALLGSSVDALMVAGAMGVNALVGGVQRLRAEQALAGLKLGQRQRARQVVDLKTGQTRMVEARRLAAGEVVELYTGDVVPADARLLEAQELEVDESSLTGESLPTPKQVDATPHAPVADRHCMVFEGTTVVAGHGRAVVVGTDDQTEAGRAAHLASRARPAPGVQARLHELTSQMLPFTLLGGAAVTGLSLLRGRPVRDAVRGGLAVAVAAVPEGLPLVATVAQLAATRRLGRIGILVRTPRALEALGRMDTICFDKTGTLTENRLHLVRVATAKGAEYPGDSTDAAPLLQAAALTCRTPGQEAGIHPHSTDEAILTAALPGSPWTPLEVQPFETTERMETPK; this comes from the coding sequence GTGGTGTGGGGCGCGGACGTGCTGCTGCTGCACGGGCTGGCCGGGGCTTGGCGGCTGCTGGCCGCGATTCCCGCCGCCCGTACCGTCGGCGGGCAGGCGAAGGTCTTCGCCGAGGCGGGCGCGGCGCTCGCCGGACTGCTGGTGGTGACCCGCGGCACCCGGTCGAAGCGCCTCACGTTCCCGCTCGGTTTCCGGCTCAGTCCCGTGAACGCCGCTGCAGCCGCCTCGCTCATCTCGGGCTGGCGCGCCGCGCTGAACGTCACTACCGATCGCGCGCCCCACCCGCCTCCTCGCGTGCCCTGGCACGCCCTGCAACCGCAGGAGGCACTTGCGCGGGTCAGGGCCCAGGCCAAAGCAGCGGAGCCGAGTGCGATTGCGAACGTCCGGGGGGCCGTCGGCAAGGTCGCGCGGCTTCCGGTCTTCGCTCCCGAGCGCCTGATGGCTCGTCTGATCACTGCTGTCCATGCCGAGTTGCACGATCCGCTCACTCCGTTGCTCCTGGTCGGCGCGACGGCCTCCGCCCTGCTGGGGTCGTCGGTGGACGCGCTGATGGTGGCCGGCGCGATGGGCGTGAATGCCCTGGTCGGCGGGGTGCAGCGGTTGCGCGCCGAGCAAGCACTCGCCGGACTCAAGCTGGGGCAGCGTCAACGAGCCCGCCAAGTGGTCGACTTGAAGACTGGACAGACCCGAATGGTGGAGGCGCGCCGGCTGGCCGCGGGCGAGGTGGTCGAGCTCTACACCGGCGACGTCGTACCGGCCGACGCCCGGCTGCTGGAGGCACAGGAGCTGGAGGTGGACGAGTCCTCGCTGACCGGCGAGTCGCTGCCCACCCCCAAACAGGTGGACGCCACCCCGCACGCCCCGGTGGCCGACCGCCACTGCATGGTCTTCGAGGGCACCACCGTCGTCGCCGGCCACGGCCGGGCCGTCGTCGTGGGCACCGACGATCAGACCGAGGCCGGCCGCGCCGCGCACCTGGCCTCGCGTGCCCGGCCCGCGCCCGGCGTCCAGGCACGGTTGCATGAACTGACCAGCCAGATGCTGCCGTTCACGCTGCTCGGCGGTGCCGCCGTGACCGGCCTGTCGCTGCTGCGGGGTCGGCCGGTGCGGGATGCGGTCCGGGGCGGGCTGGCGGTCGCGGTGGCCGCCGTCCCGGAGGGCCTGCCGCTGGTGGCGACCGTCGCGCAACTCGCCGCGACCCGCAGGCTCGGCCGGATCGGCATCCTCGTGCGCACCCCGCGTGCCCTGGAGGCGCTCGGCCGGATGGACACCATCTGCTTCGACAAGACCGGCACCCTGACAGAGAACCGCCTGCACCTGGTACGCGTGGCCACCGCGAAGGGCGCGGAATACCCGGGCGACTCCACCGACGCGGCTCCGCTGCTTCAGGCTGCCGCACTGACCTGCCGCACCCCGGGCCAGGAGGCGGGCATCCACCCCCACTCCACCGATGAGGCGATCCTCACTGCGGCACTGCCCGGGTCGCCCTGGACTCCCCTGGAGGTGCAGCCCTTCGAAACGACGGAGCGGATGGAGACGCCGAAGTAA
- a CDS encoding hypothetical protein (manually curated), which translates to MTTRGRMYRYVGPAELKELVRAGGEGRSMRSSADFVEWASALTPDELTEPFTFVVDAGGVLRLAARRSEHVVCAGGEEVLSAGEMSFREESGRWEVEEVSNQSTGYCPDVISWPTVAEALDRIRVQRPSGFTHEVVFRRCRSCQELNIVREEDFVCVFCGEDLPPSTSSATRTGR; encoded by the coding sequence GTGACGACGCGGGGACGGATGTATCGGTATGTGGGTCCGGCTGAGTTGAAGGAGCTCGTCCGGGCGGGTGGTGAGGGTCGGAGCATGCGATCGTCGGCGGACTTCGTCGAGTGGGCCTCCGCGCTGACCCCGGATGAGTTGACCGAGCCGTTCACGTTCGTCGTCGATGCCGGCGGGGTGTTGCGACTGGCCGCGCGCCGCAGCGAGCACGTGGTGTGCGCCGGCGGCGAAGAGGTGCTGAGCGCCGGTGAGATGAGCTTCCGTGAGGAGTCCGGGCGGTGGGAGGTCGAGGAGGTCAGCAACCAGTCGACCGGATACTGCCCGGACGTCATCTCATGGCCGACCGTGGCCGAGGCCCTGGACCGGATCAGGGTCCAGCGCCCGTCCGGCTTCACCCATGAGGTGGTCTTCCGCCGCTGCCGCTCCTGCCAGGAGCTCAACATCGTGCGGGAGGAGGACTTCGTCTGCGTCTTCTGCGGCGAGGACCTGCCGCCCTCGACGTCCTCCGCGACCCGGACGGGGCGCTGA
- a CDS encoding transposase, producing MVTMHARARTVGADCPHCGSASARVHGRYTRRLSDATVGGTSVVIELLVRRFKCENPACRAVTFAEQIAGLTSPHARYTPQVRRQLTSIALVLAGRAGARLAGALGLPVAKDTLLRLVRAAPEDPVGKIRVLGVDDFALRKGDSYATILVDLERRCPVDVLPGRDAEPLAAWLKDHPEVEIICRDRAGAYAEGARVGAPQAQQVADVWHLWHNLGEAVEKTVSTHYACVRAAFENSEPAAPPTSDDIWLTPPEPAAAMLDVCGRDRRLVTRTRERYTAVRQLLDDGSTLEEICRTLRLDRSTVRRFARAGSIDELLVKATNRSTILDEYKPYLNQRWNEGCHDSTQLHKEIATSGFVGSIQTVRRYLRPLKAAIAAPPVPRPAPRPRRIVRWIMTDPGHLTADEATDLKEVRVGCPELDAVTRHVRDFAAMMRDLRGDQLLSWMERVLADDLPALHSLVNGLSRDIDAVTAGLSTSWSSGQVEGHVTRTKLFKRQGYGRANLDFLRKRVLLTP from the coding sequence ATGGTCACGATGCATGCGCGGGCCCGCACCGTGGGGGCGGACTGTCCGCACTGCGGTAGTGCGTCGGCCCGGGTGCACGGCCGGTACACGCGCCGGCTCTCGGATGCCACGGTCGGCGGCACCAGCGTGGTGATCGAGCTGCTGGTGCGGCGGTTCAAGTGCGAGAACCCGGCCTGCCGGGCGGTGACCTTCGCCGAGCAGATCGCCGGGCTGACGAGCCCGCATGCCCGCTACACGCCGCAGGTTCGCCGGCAGTTGACCTCGATTGCACTCGTGCTGGCCGGCCGTGCGGGCGCCCGGCTGGCCGGGGCGCTGGGCCTGCCCGTGGCCAAGGACACCCTGTTACGCCTGGTCCGCGCCGCACCGGAAGATCCCGTCGGGAAGATCCGGGTGCTTGGTGTCGATGATTTCGCGCTGCGCAAGGGCGACTCGTACGCCACGATCCTGGTGGACCTGGAAAGACGGTGCCCCGTGGACGTCCTGCCCGGACGGGACGCCGAGCCGCTGGCCGCCTGGCTGAAGGACCATCCGGAAGTAGAGATCATCTGCCGGGATCGCGCCGGGGCCTACGCCGAGGGCGCCCGCGTCGGCGCCCCGCAGGCTCAGCAGGTCGCCGATGTCTGGCACTTGTGGCACAACCTCGGCGAGGCCGTGGAGAAGACCGTCTCCACCCACTACGCCTGCGTCCGGGCCGCGTTCGAGAACAGCGAACCGGCCGCCCCGCCGACGAGCGACGACATCTGGCTGACGCCACCGGAACCGGCCGCCGCGATGCTGGACGTCTGCGGACGAGACCGCCGACTGGTTACCCGGACCAGGGAACGCTACACCGCCGTGCGACAGCTCCTGGACGACGGCAGCACGCTGGAGGAGATCTGCCGGACACTGCGTCTGGACCGGTCCACCGTGCGCCGCTTCGCCCGGGCCGGCAGCATCGACGAGCTGCTGGTCAAAGCGACGAACCGGTCCACCATCCTGGACGAGTACAAGCCCTACCTCAACCAGCGCTGGAACGAGGGCTGCCACGACAGCACCCAGCTCCACAAGGAGATCGCCACCTCGGGCTTCGTCGGGAGCATCCAGACCGTCCGCCGCTACCTCCGCCCGCTCAAGGCCGCCATCGCCGCGCCGCCGGTGCCTCGTCCGGCTCCGCGGCCGCGCCGCATCGTCCGCTGGATCATGACCGATCCCGGACACCTGACAGCCGATGAAGCCACCGATCTCAAGGAGGTCCGGGTCGGCTGTCCCGAGCTCGACGCTGTCACCCGGCACGTCCGCGACTTCGCCGCCATGATGCGTGACCTGCGGGGCGATCAACTGCTCTCCTGGATGGAGCGGGTCCTCGCCGACGACCTGCCCGCCCTGCACTCCCTGGTCAACGGACTGAGCCGCGACATCGACGCCGTCACCGCCGGACTGTCCACCTCATGGAGCTCAGGCCAGGTCGAAGGACACGTCACAAGGACAAAACTATTCAAAAGGCAAGGATACGGACGAGCCAACCTCGACTTCCTCCGCAAGCGCGTACTACTCACGCCCTGA